The proteins below are encoded in one region of Ereboglobus luteus:
- a CDS encoding DUF3732 domain-containing protein: protein MNIRDIIIYSHSGAIRKISFKVHGLNIITGRSSTGKSALSEIVEYCMGRSDFNIPEGPIRDKVAWYAVIFQFAGEQVFIGKPAPAANAASCSRAMILRGAAIEPPPHEELQQNADDDTVSSLLSELLGIPVVKTDVPEKQSRDSYFASIKHTLFYLFQKQGLIANKEQLFYRQNEPFMPQAIKDTLPILLGLAADNRLETDQQLRIARRDLKIAQKQLTEAEQFSEQLNIRAISLISEAQQVGILARRPPPENSIEALEILTAITQWKPTAVPEEDTHRIAALEDEIAVLRKARAGVSETLRATQLFVDKEAGFTNEANEQKKRLESIRALPENPDTGEWQWPFAPQNIGLNTPIGTALLRELKSLDQELSTVQGEKPHLERYTLQVRARNDELNKQLNSKNEALAAAIAANAAIAEMGNRNAAAARIVGRVSLFLETYHPDDDLTRLNTRVDELQEIVKRLEAANGMDDSAERLASTINIISNRIGHYVNELEAEFSEFPFRFDFAHLTVVADRPDRPVPMSKTGGGANHLAYHLGTLLALHHFATNNHKPMPSFLFLDQPTQVYFPSEQVYKSAAGTIEETERDSDLEKVRKLFSMLYKFATNEVPGFQIIVTEHANLRDQWFQEAIVETPWTKPPALVPSDW, encoded by the coding sequence ATGAATATACGTGATATCATAATCTACAGTCACTCTGGGGCCATTAGAAAAATCTCTTTTAAAGTTCACGGCTTGAACATCATCACCGGCCGTTCATCGACTGGCAAATCGGCACTCTCGGAGATTGTCGAATATTGCATGGGACGGAGCGATTTTAACATTCCTGAAGGTCCCATTCGGGATAAAGTTGCCTGGTATGCCGTCATTTTTCAGTTTGCCGGTGAGCAAGTGTTCATCGGCAAACCAGCACCTGCGGCCAATGCGGCAAGTTGCTCCAGAGCGATGATCCTCCGCGGAGCGGCGATTGAGCCGCCTCCACATGAAGAGTTGCAACAAAATGCTGATGACGATACCGTTAGTTCCTTGCTGTCGGAGTTGCTTGGAATACCCGTGGTAAAGACCGACGTTCCTGAGAAACAGAGTCGGGACTCCTACTTCGCATCAATCAAACACACCCTATTCTATCTTTTTCAAAAGCAAGGACTCATCGCCAACAAAGAGCAGCTTTTTTATAGGCAAAATGAGCCATTTATGCCGCAGGCAATTAAGGATACGCTTCCCATCCTGCTGGGCCTAGCAGCGGACAATCGACTAGAAACGGATCAGCAACTCAGAATTGCCCGTCGAGACCTCAAGATCGCACAAAAGCAATTAACTGAGGCTGAGCAATTCAGTGAACAACTCAATATACGGGCGATCTCGCTTATTTCGGAAGCGCAGCAGGTTGGTATTTTGGCCCGTCGACCACCGCCTGAAAATTCCATTGAAGCGTTAGAGATTCTCACTGCCATTACACAGTGGAAGCCTACCGCAGTCCCCGAGGAGGACACCCATAGAATCGCAGCGTTGGAGGATGAAATCGCCGTTCTGCGAAAAGCGAGAGCCGGTGTCAGTGAGACGCTACGGGCAACTCAACTGTTTGTCGATAAAGAGGCTGGATTTACCAACGAAGCAAACGAGCAAAAAAAACGGCTGGAATCCATCCGCGCATTACCTGAGAATCCTGATACCGGAGAATGGCAATGGCCCTTTGCCCCTCAAAATATTGGACTCAATACACCGATTGGGACCGCATTGCTTCGCGAACTTAAGTCGTTAGATCAAGAGCTTAGCACCGTTCAGGGAGAAAAACCGCATTTAGAGCGTTATACTCTCCAAGTGAGGGCGCGGAACGATGAGCTGAATAAGCAGTTGAATAGTAAAAATGAAGCTCTCGCGGCGGCTATTGCGGCCAATGCTGCCATCGCAGAAATGGGAAATCGAAATGCGGCGGCAGCAAGAATCGTGGGACGCGTAAGCCTATTTCTGGAAACGTATCATCCCGACGATGATCTCACACGGTTGAACACACGGGTGGATGAACTGCAGGAAATCGTAAAACGCTTGGAAGCCGCCAACGGAATGGATGACAGTGCGGAGCGCCTCGCATCTACAATCAATATCATCTCGAACCGTATCGGGCACTACGTGAATGAACTAGAGGCCGAGTTTTCAGAGTTTCCGTTTCGTTTTGACTTCGCGCATCTGACAGTGGTTGCAGACCGTCCTGATCGTCCGGTTCCCATGAGTAAAACTGGGGGCGGAGCTAATCATCTGGCCTACCATTTGGGAACTCTGCTAGCACTGCATCACTTTGCGACGAATAATCACAAGCCTATGCCATCATTCCTCTTTTTGGATCAACCGACACAAGTATATTTCCCCTCCGAGCAAGTTTACAAATCGGCAGCGGGAACGATTGAAGAGACGGAGCGTGACTCAGACTTGGAGAAAGTGCGAAAGCTATTTTCCATGCTTTACAAGTTTGCCACTAATGAGGTGCCGGGCTTCCAGATAATCGTTACAGAGCATGCAAATCTTCGCGACCAGTGGTTTCAAGAAGCCATTGTCGAAACTCCTTGGACTAAACCGCCGGCCTTGGTTCCTAGCGATTGGTAA
- a CDS encoding phospholipase D-like domain-containing protein, with protein MLRILQNDGRRNHGQLLKNWFTGSSDVFIAVAFLKATGWRVLAENIESFLGRGGRMRLLVGTDFYLTEPAPLRELFTLGTEFPALDWRLVDSVATSTFHPKYYRFRSEKWLWVMTGSANLTAGGLTHNIETSVIIEDGIDGALAKECEKAEAALWSHPRNRLPNEVLIGSYAAAFNVARQCAEDARDRAEKTLMHQPKVEGKRLEDELAAYRGNQKHQADLRSRHSNYMEAMRLIRNLLSEREPAFESFAAIYGKLVGERQGDKLWHSGSVYRSKTKVLNQWQEVMSMLREIESSVKLAPAKMYTMGETWIKKIHGIGPNIFTEFCHTLDPKRFSPLNNNPVTSLRWLGVDYFPHPSAFNPEDYGRFCRCMDRLRERCDLANLGEADHFLNFIYWRHKDEAEDVPAN; from the coding sequence ATGCTTCGGATTCTCCAAAACGATGGACGACGCAACCATGGTCAGCTTTTGAAGAACTGGTTCACCGGTAGTTCGGATGTTTTTATAGCTGTAGCCTTTCTCAAGGCTACTGGCTGGCGAGTCCTTGCAGAGAACATAGAATCGTTTCTTGGGCGTGGGGGGCGGATGCGTCTGTTGGTCGGCACCGACTTTTACCTTACCGAACCTGCTCCTCTGCGTGAATTATTCACCCTTGGCACGGAATTCCCGGCGCTTGATTGGCGGTTGGTTGATTCGGTAGCCACATCCACTTTTCACCCCAAATACTATCGTTTCAGATCAGAAAAATGGCTTTGGGTGATGACTGGATCGGCTAATCTTACCGCAGGGGGACTCACCCACAACATCGAGACATCGGTAATTATCGAGGATGGAATTGATGGGGCGCTGGCGAAAGAGTGCGAGAAGGCAGAGGCGGCGCTTTGGTCACATCCGCGCAATCGGCTGCCGAACGAGGTGCTTATTGGTTCCTATGCGGCTGCATTTAATGTGGCCCGACAATGTGCCGAAGATGCACGTGATCGTGCAGAAAAAACATTGATGCATCAACCGAAGGTAGAGGGTAAACGACTCGAAGATGAACTCGCTGCCTATCGAGGCAACCAAAAGCATCAGGCAGACTTACGTAGTAGGCACTCAAACTATATGGAGGCGATGCGATTGATTCGCAATCTTCTCTCTGAACGAGAGCCCGCATTCGAGAGTTTTGCGGCAATTTATGGGAAGCTGGTGGGCGAGCGTCAGGGCGATAAGCTTTGGCATTCGGGGAGTGTATACCGGAGCAAAACCAAGGTGCTTAACCAATGGCAGGAAGTGATGTCGATGTTGCGCGAGATCGAGAGCAGTGTGAAGTTGGCTCCGGCGAAAATGTATACCATGGGTGAAACATGGATAAAAAAGATACATGGCATTGGGCCGAACATCTTCACAGAATTCTGCCACACTCTTGATCCGAAACGGTTCTCGCCCCTGAACAACAACCCTGTGACCAGTTTACGTTGGCTCGGTGTCGATTATTTTCCACATCCGTCTGCCTTCAACCCTGAAGACTATGGTCGTTTCTGTCGATGCATGGATCGATTGCGTGAGCGCTGCGACCTCGCCAACCTCGGCGAGGCAGATCATTTTTTAAATTTTATATATTGGCGTCATAAGGACGAAGCAGAAGATGTCCCCGCTAACTGA
- the acpS gene encoding holo-ACP synthase: MDTDLNALRERPQPGPHVPFPDMPQGGVLVGLGADVIDIERIRAVHERQGDRFLERVYTPSEIAYCMGMGDPHQHLAARFAAKEAVAKAFTTGIGAEIGWHSVSVYHGTRQEPLVQLDEKARDLLTRVGATHVLITLSHTHTVAMAVAVLVRA; encoded by the coding sequence ATGGACACTGATCTTAACGCCCTTCGCGAACGCCCGCAGCCCGGCCCGCACGTCCCCTTCCCCGACATGCCGCAAGGCGGAGTGCTCGTGGGGCTCGGCGCCGATGTGATCGACATCGAGCGCATCCGCGCCGTGCACGAGCGACAGGGCGACCGTTTTCTCGAGCGCGTTTACACGCCGAGCGAAATCGCCTACTGCATGGGCATGGGCGATCCGCACCAGCACCTCGCCGCGCGCTTCGCCGCCAAGGAAGCCGTCGCCAAGGCCTTCACCACCGGCATCGGCGCCGAAATCGGCTGGCACTCCGTCTCCGTCTATCACGGCACGCGCCAGGAACCGCTCGTGCAGCTCGACGAAAAAGCCCGCGACCTCCTCACCCGCGTCGGCGCGACGCATGTCCTCATCACCCTCTCGCACACCCACACCGTCGCCATGGCCGTCGCGGTGCTGGTGCGCGCGTGA